From the genome of Mus musculus strain C57BL/6J chromosome 15 genomic patch of type FIX, GRCm38.p6 PATCHES MG74_PATCH:
agagaaggagaaggaggagggggagaaggaggaggaggtggaggaggaggtagagaaggaggaggaggaggaggaggaggaggagaggaagaggaggaggaagaggaggaggaggaggagaaggagaaggagaaggagaaggagaaggagaaggagaaggagaaggagaaggagaaggagaaggagaaggagaaggagaaggagaagaagaagaagaagaagaagaagaagaagaagaagaagaagaagaagaagaagaagaagaagaagaagaagaagaagaagaagaagaagaagaagaagaagaagaaatcaaagaggaGAAGGCAGGCTTATTAGCCATCCTCTGAAATGTGGATCGAATAGGATTCCCTCTTTTGTTGATTTCCTAGGATAAAATTCAAATATGAAATGTACACTAAATAGTAATAAGAAAAACTTAGCACAAGAGATAAAGGATGGATTCcacacaagaaaggaagaaacaaaaactatTAGTTTACAGAGGAAAATGTCATAGTAGTTGTCACTGAAACTTctttgcatataaaatataatttctagCTTTATCAAAGACCTTATTCTtaccattagaaaaaaaaattggaggcTAAGGATGTAAGGCACTTGgtagagtgtatgtatgtatgtatgtatgtatgtatgtatgtttgtatgtatgtgctgaTACCAGAACCACATAAGCAGGGTATGGTTGGTgtcacctgtaatcctaacactcaagaggtggaggcaggaggatcaaggttatccttggctacatagggaattcaaggtcagcctgggctacatgagactttgtttttaaaataataagtagggtctggaaaggtggctcagtgcttaagagatGTATTTTCAGATGACACAAAGGAGCTTCCCTGCCACTGTGACTAAACTCAGCCTCCTTcagactggctgctcttctagaggtcctgggttcagttttgAGCaactcacatggtgactcacaagtgtcttcaattccagttccagagaatcagaTGCCCTGTTCTGGTCCCTAGAGACACTGAATGCATGGGATACACTGGTATATAAGCAGGGAAAGCACACATAaagataaatacatcttttaaaacaaatacattagcAGCAAGAAGAATTTGACATTCATATTTTATCAGGCTCAGAGGAGCTCAGTGATTTGCCCAAGGCTACACAGCCAGATTGTGTGGAAATGGTAATTTCTGGTTCAATCCAGAGGCCATGTTCTTGATCACTAATGTCATGGATCTGTTGAGGGAGTATGGCCTTTCCTGATAGTTTAAACATTATTACTGTTgtgatatgcatgtgtacatttgtggaatggcatgtgtggaggtcaggaggatcagaagatcaaggtcaccctgggctactcagggagttcgaggtcagcctgggctacatagggattCTGTGGAGTCTATTCTCTCTGTccacttttatgtgggttttgggggCCAAACTCAGTTCTCAAGGCTTTCATGGAAAGTCCCTTTGCCTGCATCTGTCTTACAGTGCCCTGATGAATGTTTTTTGAGACCCAGGTCCCCTTGGGATCTACATGGTTCCTTcttgttgttgaagtctgaaggAGGCTGAGTTTAGTCACAGTGGCAGGGAAGCTCCTTTGTGTCATCTGAAAATACATCGGTGACACTTCTTGAGAAGTGGGATCCACGGAAGAAATGCAAATGCTGCTAGCATTTTACTCAAGTGGGTGATTTCCTCCTGGCCCTCTGTTCCCTCAGCTTTGTGTGGCTGTGGCAAGATAACCATGAAGTGATCCTGCCATTATATATGAGATCTGTATTGTCATCCGGCAGTAGAGGCCGAGCAAAGGCCAGGTAGAAAGGGACCATACACATTTACCCCACGTAGTGTCACCATTGAAAGACCACGCTGGAAAGAACAGAGACATCAGATGGAGAAAACTCTGCCTCTGTCTGAAGTCCTATCCTGCTCCATCCAGTGACCCTCGGCATTCATTTTAAACTCTGCTTAAGTGAGTCAAATGTCCACTTCACAGCTAATGCCAGGCAGTAAAGACAAGCCTGGGAATGAACACTTTCACCCGTTCCTGGCTTCCCTCAGAACACAAAAGGGGATCACTCACGGGTTTGCATTTATTtgactttgttttagttttgcatTTATTCCTAGGACGTTGGTGACAATTTTGTAGTGTGAAGTCACCAGCATAATTTGTTGATTCTCTTATGGAAAAACAGCCAGAGACGGTGGGGCATGGAGGGCGGGGTTCTAGCTTTCCACACATGCGTGCtggtggatctcttgagtctTTTCCAGCTCATGTCAATGTGTGGGACTGAGAATGGCACTGCTGGAGAGTGAGGCTCTTTCTAGATGGTCAGTGGGAGTGTGGGCTGCAAGAAAGATGGGAGGGGAAGTAATCTCCAGGGGCTCTGATAGTGTGTAAGCCATTGTCATTCTTTGCCTGGACTTCTGGGAGAAACTCCTGGCTCTTCTCCAGTCCCTCTTCTCCAAGCATAGAGGGAGCTAAAAATGCAAATCTGATTGGTTCCCCACCACACACCGAGAACCGCTTCGATGCTCTCTCTGCCCATACTGTCAGGTCACCACCTCAGCTTCTTGACAAGACTGACAAAGTCCAGCTGTAACAGCTTCACCTCCACCAGCCCTTCTGGAATGTTCCAGAATCTTGATGGGAGGGGCTTGGAGACAGCATCTGGGTGGAGGAGGTTGCTGGGGATGATGAAGATTACACAAGGGCTAGCACCTGTTCTTCTCAGCGACTGTCCAGCATACAGCCTTCCTCCTCCTTGCTCTGCATGGCAACTGTGTGCCATGCTCTTAGCTCTCCAGGCAGTGGGCTgggtctcccttcttccttccttccttccttccttccttccttccttccttccttccttccttccttccttccttcctttctttctttctttctttctttctttctttctttctttctttctttctttctttctttctttctttctgggctTTTATACAAAGGACCTTTATCCAGGATCACTCCCTCCCTCTGCAGATAAGCCTGACTTCTGCTGTTAGAAGCTCTTTGCTCCCAGTCTGAACCTCTCTTCAATGCATCTCAGCATCTACTTggactccccccacctcccacccctcctCATCTTTCATCTTTCTTATCTGTCAGCTCTCCTCCTCTGCTTCATTGCTCAAATCAGCTTAAGCCAAACACAGAGTTCTCTTCAAAGTCCTCTGGACCCTCGTACTCTGTGCCATTCCCTCAGGTCCCTCCCACTCAGGATACTGCCCCAGCTCTCAGAGCACGTGTCTTCAAATTCTGAATCGGAACTGGTTTGCAAAGTCCTTGAAGGTTAAATGTAATTTTCTGTTTCCTCCCAGGTCTCCAGAGCCTTTTCAGTGGGCAACATTCAATATGACGCACATGGATGAACAGACCCTTGGGGTCCTCTGTATGGGAAAGAGAAGCTCACCATTTTGGAACAATTGTTAGAAGCTTGCATGAAGCTGGACAACACTTGATCTTCTGATGGGAGCCTTTATCAAACACTTCTCAGCGATTGTCTAAGTGAAGTGAATTTCTCCTGTCACTTAAGTTCCCATGCCCAGACATGCTTTGAGCCTCCTGGAGACTTTTGTAAACACAGATGCCAGATCCCGGGCTAAGAGACTTGGATTCAGCAGACCCGAGGTCAGGTTCCAGGGGATTTGTTGGTTGAGGGTGGAGTAGCTTTGGAGTCTTTTTGTGAAGGCTTACTGATATGGGTTAGGGGAAACAGTCACATCCAAAAGGACTTTGCTTAATTTGTTTCAGCCTGATCTTCTAGGTAATTTTTCCTTCAAGTGAAAACAAGCTGTATGTGGATGGGGGTGCACTCGTCTCAcaataagaattcctaaaattacaaCACTGAAAAgttccttttcttcattctctgcaaaaggtaaatgtgtgcatgtatgtgtgcattctggatgtgtgcctgtgtgagtatgtgtatacacacacatatgtatttgttcttatatgtgcacatatttctacatatgtatgtatttatgtgcacacatgttcatATATGTGCACAAATGGGCATATATATGCtcatatgtataaatgtgtatgttcCATTTTGTGTCTGCATTCACAGaggtgtatatatgcacatgtgcatgtcatgataaaaataattatatggatgtacacacaaatgcctacatgtaaacatacatgtgtgtaaagatatgtttatgtatataagtatacaagaatgcatgtatacacatacatatttatgacATCTGGGCATATATATGCAGTTATATAAATGCATATGAATTCATGTACAcataagtatatacatacataatgcaggcatatatatatatacacaatatgtatgcacatgcatacccatgaatatgtacatgcatatgtatgtgtgcatgtttgtcattatgtctgcatgtatgtatatgtctgcatatgtatgccattatatatttataaatacatatatgagtATGTCATGTaattgttgtgtgcatgtgtgtgtatgtatgtatatttatgctATTTGCTATATATATGTTCAAGTGAATGAATATACACATGACTgaattcatgcacacatatatatgcttgtatgtatatactatatatatgtatatatgcatgtgagtgagtATATCTGTATATAAttctatatgtgcatatatgtatatgtgtgcatgttcatgttgTTATATATATGGATGTGAATGCTTGTTCACACGActaaagacacacatgtatatgtgtgcatatatatatatatatgccattatATTAGgcatgtttatttatatatgtattatatacatctgtgcatgtgtgtgcaaacacactTGGTGCTAACATGATGAAAAGGACTTACAGATTACCTGGATAAGGCGTACAGGGTTCTGCATGATGTCCTCACCCCCAAAAAGATAGAGTCTTTGGTCCTTCACTGCTACGGCAGGGTGGAGCACAGCCACTGGCATGCCAGCCATGCTCTCCCAGACGTCACGGATGCTGTCATACCtctccatggaggccagaagctcCTGCCCTTCTCCAGtacccccaatggagaagatgAAGTTCCTGTGGGTGGTGCTTCTGTGGGAGTAGCGGGCTGCCAGCATGGgctcccccaccctccactgGTTGAGTTTCAGAGAAAAGATATACACACCACAGCTAATGAGACTCTTTCCCTCACTGACAGTCATGCCCCCGAGCACATAGACGCTCCGGTGCAAGGTGACAGCTGAGGCCTTGTACAACCGTATGGGAAGCTTGGCTAGGCTCTGCCACTGGCCAGTCTGTCCACTGTAGAGCAAGACATCCCTGGTGGTCTGCTGGTTGTCCTTCCGTCccccaaggaggaggaggaagtcttggTAGGAGCTCCTTGGGGGCATGCGCCATAGGAGTTTACAATCCTGGGCACTGGGACCATACAAAGAGAAGATCTGTTTCCTGGCCATCTCCAGGATGGCCTGGCAAGCAGGCGAGGACTGGAGGAGGGCGTCATTGGCAATGAAGTGATGGAAGAAGGCTGGGTGGATGTACTGCAGGCGGACCTGCTGCAGCAGTTCCTGCATGTGCCTCCACCGGGCTTGAAGGTCATGCTTCACCCAAGCCATGAGGGCCTCGAACACCTTTTCCTCCTCACCACAGAGCCTGTCATCTCCCAGGTAGTCCCTCAGCTCCATGGCGCAGAGCTCCTTCAGGTCAGCTGATGCTGCCACCTCTGGGAAGTAAGTCAGGGCCACCTCCTTCGCTTTCTTCTTAAGGCTGTCACAGCTTAAGATTTCTGCGAGTCTGACTAGGCCCAGGCAATTGCTGGGGGCCAGCTGGCTCTGGAGGTATGAGGAGCAGGCCTCAAACACCCGGGGATACTGCAGCATGGCAGCAGCCTCCATCAGTGGGAGGACGTTGGCAGCTGAGATATGAACCTCTCCCGTATACACATACGTAATGACCTGCTCCAGAGTTGTGGAACTGATGCCTTTCATCTGCACTTTGGCCTCTCTGCTCTCCCGGAAGTGGCTGCAGAACATGGCCTTGAAGTAGGGGCTGCTGGAGGCCAGCACACTGCGGTGACAAGGGACCTCCCAGGCCCCGGAGCAGATGCTCACATCAGTCAGGATCTTGCTTTGTCTTAAGCCATTGAGCTGTCTTAACAAGTCAGAGGAGAAGCTGTGGTCTTTGAAGACAACCCCATCTGGTAACTCCTCATCCATCCTACAAAGAAGAAGGGATGCTTCAGACGGAAGCAAAATCAAGGCTTTCTCACAGAGTACACTGGAAGGGTTAGCTGTGGGGGCTCCAAGTCTCATTTATCTATTTACCACTATCTATTTACCAAGACAGTGGAATCACGAACAGTAGACCACATTGTACATCCAAGAGGAAACCACCCTCACCCTAGACCACAGAGTGATCTACTTCAGGCTGTTATTATCTTcagagataaaagacacacagcaTCTCCAGCTATGCACAGGCATCTTCCAACCAAAGTGAATAGTCAGGGACTCACATATTAGCCTGACACGAGAATAGTCCATGCCTTTGATAAGAAAGGTACACTTTTGTCCAGATTCTCATCAGATTTGCCAGGTAATTCATCTAGGAATCTTTCTGAGGGTTAGTTGCTCACCAAGGCTAGAATTCGAGGGTGTGGTCATCTGGTCACAGAAGTGATGGGGTCACAGTGGGCTGCTGCAAGATCTAGATAGAAGACTCTGGgctctttggtttttattttaaagatgcaattaatagagaacaaagaccaaacacTTCTGTGGTTTATTGGTGACACTGGCTGTCTGCCTGCTGAGAAATGACATATGAGGGACACTTACCTTGTTTTGCTGCAGTGACATCCACTGATGCTGGGTCTGTCTTGTCCTCTCAAGATTTCTACCTTAGGCTCGGAATAAAACCATAAAGCCCGGGCCTTTCCGTTGGCAAGTTCTCTGTCCTCGGAGAGTTCTGGGTTTGTTTATGCTGCAGGCACTTTCACAGTTTCTAGAGCTCTGTACAAGGGCTGCCGGGCAGGCAGACAGTGTATACATTCCAAGGCTAAGAATAGCCGCATATGTACTTTCCAATGTTATGACATGTGACTTTCCAGTTGCCTTTTGCAGCCACCCGAGGGCCTGCAGGGCTGCGCATGCCCACATGCCTTGTTTCCTTGGCGAGTGTTTACATCGGTATAAATAGAAAGAGAGGAACGCGTTCTCTGAACAAGGCTTTGCTGCCCATTTGGACACATCCCGAGCCCCTTGTCCTAAGAGTGCCTGGGAACTCTAGATGTCTGTAAACAGGTTGCTGTGACCTGTGCAGAATCATTGAAGGCAGCTCTGGGTCACAGTCGAGGTAGCAGGTGCTCatgggaggggcagagagtggACAGAGCCCTGGGTGCTCTTCAGGGGACATCCATGTAGCACCTCCTGCCTGAGAGGACTTCTGTGAGGGCTCCAGTTTCCCTTTTAGGCTATCAAGGCAAAGGAGCCCAGAGGAAAGgctctttttgcttgttttttgcttgcttgcttgcttgcttgcttgcttgcttgcttgcttgcttgcttcttaaatatttttagtaatCTGTATAGTCTTGTGAAAGTCCTGACTCTAATCAGGCATTCTGtccccatgtctgtctgtctgtctccccccctccctccctccctccctccctccttcccttcctccctcccttcctttctcgcTCCCTATTTGTGTATTCTGACTTATAACAACTGTTGAGTCTGCCACCTGCCCCTTCTGGATACCTGCTAACTGCTCTTCAGCTGGGCTCTCTTACACTCAGccttccttttctgtctcctctcaCCAGACAGAAGTGAGTTAGATGCAAGGGGCAAGGCACAGTGATCCAGGTGGAAAAAGAGCAGTGGAGAATGggatgaggagaaaggaggaggaggaagaagagaggatcaGAAGGGGTAGAGGAGagtgaagaggagggaaggatggagaaagaaggaagggaaagagaaagcaagagggagggagggaagaggaagagaagataagaaaaataaaatggagaggaaagaaagactgaagaaggagggagaaggaggaagagaaggcaaggtggagggagacagagagggatggaaggaagaagctgaggagaaaggaggggagggaggaaggaggagagggagggagaaagaatgaggaggaagaggaggaagaaaaggtacTATAGAGGGAAAGAGggtggaaagaagaggaggagcaggaggacctgaagaaagaagagaagggaaatacTGGTGGGGGTGAAGAAGGCAATGGCAGAGGCGGTCAGGTCCACAGTAATGAGCGTTGGATCACCAGAAGGGCTGGGGGCGGGACAAGCATGTGTCACTCATCTGGGCACTGCTGTCCATGATTGCTCTAGTCACGAGTGAGCCACATAAAGGCCTGGCTTCCTCTTCCCACATTGCTCAGACTTTTGTGACAGTCCTTGTTTCTAGTTTCTCCACTGTTACTACCTCCACCTTGTTGGCACAGAGTAACCTCTGGGAAGACAAGTCAGGACTTGCCAGGCTCCATGTCACACCTCTGCTGGCTCCCGTGTCAAGAGCGCTTCTTAGGAGGAGGCTGGTTGGTCTCCTGACTCTTCCCAGAAACACACCTCCCACTTGCATATTTTTATACTTGCTTCATCAGACAGCTTATAAgtccatgcacatatatgtgttagTATCTCCACTGGGGAGTTAGGACTGACTTGGCTTCTAAGATACTTGAGGCAGGGTGGAAGGAGTATTCTCATTCATGGTGATAGGTCATACCCCCAAAGAATTCAGCAGCTCATAGACAAAATGGATACCCAAAGCATGACATTAGGTTCAGGAGTctagaggcagaagtaggtggcaGCAGAGAGCCTGTGACAAAGGGATCAGGGATGCTGGCCATTCCTGGGCTTCTGTGGCATGCTGATGACACGGGTGAGCAGTTACATCTCTGAAAGGGGCCCGATGACCCTTCGTTCTGTACTCTGTGCTTTTATGTGCATCTTCCCTTGGTCCATCTTCTGTTGCACCGTCCTCACTCATCCTTCCACATGTGGTCCATGTGCCAGCTTCTCTGAAAGTCTTCTCTGCTCTTTCtcacctctgccctgctcccacaaCCTCTGCACCTTGGGACAGAGGCTGTGCCTCAGACCTTATACATGTCTGCTGGCCCACTGTGCCTCTCCTGTCAGTGTGGAGTCTCTGAATCCAGAAGGCTTGATCTCTTGCCGTCTTCCCAGAGTCC
Proteins encoded in this window:
- the Klhl38 gene encoding kelch-like protein 38; protein product: MDEELPDGVVFKDHSFSSDLLRQLNGLRQSKILTDVSICSGAWEVPCHRSVLASSSPYFKAMFCSHFRESREAKVQMKGISSTTLEQVITYVYTGEVHISAANVLPLMEAAAMLQYPRVFEACSSYLQSQLAPSNCLGLVRLAEILSCDSLKKKAKEVALTYFPEVAASADLKELCAMELRDYLGDDRLCGEEEKVFEALMAWVKHDLQARWRHMQELLQQVRLQYIHPAFFHHFIANDALLQSSPACQAILEMARKQIFSLYGPSAQDCKLLWRMPPRSSYQDFLLLLGGRKDNQQTTRDVLLYSGQTGQWQSLAKLPIRLYKASAVTLHRSVYVLGGMTVSEGKSLISCGVYIFSLKLNQWRVGEPMLAARYSHRSTTHRNFIFSIGGTGEGQELLASMERYDSIRDVWESMAGMPVAVLHPAVAVKDQRLYLFGGEDIMQNPVRLIQVYHISRNTWYKMETRMIKNVCAPAVVLGEQIVIVGGYTRRILAYDPQSNKFVKCADMKDRRMHHGATVMGNKLYVTGGRRLTTDCNIEDSASFDCYDPETDTWTSQGQLPHKLFDHACLTLQCIPHMTSLS